The segment AAGCGCCATCACCGGTCTTGCCGAGAATAAAGATGCGTATTTTCGCCTCCGGCAAAATTGCCTTACTGCAAGGAATGCCTGGAACTGGCAGAAGGAAGTGCAAAAGCTGCTGGCCTTTTATCAATCGCTGTCATGAGCAAATCGTTGCACATCATCTCCTTCAATATCCCCTATCCTCCTGATTACGGCGGAGTGATGGATGTATTCTACAAGATCAAAGCGTTGCATGATGCGGGTGTAAAAATCAAACTCCATTGTTTCGAGTATGGCAGAAAGGAATCTGATGTACTGAACCAGCTCTGTAACGGAGTATTCTATTACAAACGGGAGCACAGCCTGCGTGATTTCACTTCCCGCACACCTTACATTGTTAAAACACGCAAGTCAAGCGAACTGCTCAAAAACATTGCGCAGGATGAAGCTCCTATCCTGTTTGAAGGATTGCATACCTGCTATTACCTCGATCATGAAGAGCTGAAGAACAGGGTAAAGGCAGTACGGATGCACAATGTGGAATGGGATTATTACCGGCACCTCGGGAAAAATGAGAGCGGAATGTTCCGTAAGTTTTATTTCTTCACTGAGTCGGTGAAGCTGAAAAGCTTTGAGAAAGTATTGGCAGCGGCAGATCATCTCCTGCCGATCTCCAAAAATGATTTTGACTACCTGCATAAGAAATTTGACAGTGTTACGGAACTACCGGCCTTTCATCCAAATGAAGAAGTCATCTCAACCCCGGGCATGGGAAATTATGTTTTATACCATGGCAACCTTGCCGTGGTGGAAAACAACCAGGCAGCGCTTTTCCTGGTAAGTAAAATCTTTAATGACCTTAATGTGAAGCTGATCATTGCCGGCTCTGATCCATCCTCGATGCTTGTGGACAGCGTGAAAAAGAACAGGTTGGTAGAATTAAGGATCAATCCGGGCGAAGTGGAGATGATGAGACTGATACGCCATGCGCATATCAACCTGTTGCCTACTTTTCAGAATACGGGCACTAAACTGAAATTGCTCAATGCCCTGTTCAACGGCCGTTTTGTGGTGGCCAATTCACCGATGGTTGAAAACACAGGACTGGAAGAGCTTTGTATTGTACGTGACAAGGCCGGCGAGATGAAGCATGCGGTGGAAGAACTGATGCCGGTACCTTTTAAAGATGAAGATGTGGCGCTGCGAAAAATTATTCTGGGAAAAGATTATTCCAATTCCGCTAATGCTGAAAAACTGATGAAGGTTTTATTTAGTGTGAGCCGGTAACCTGCTATGCCGTTTCCAGCACTGCCATATCGTGCACCTTTCCGTTTTCGCACTTCAGCGTGCGCGATGGAAATTTCTGAATAGTCATGAAATCGTGCGAGGCAATAAGCACCGCGGTATTTGATTTAAGGCTGATATCCATCAACAGCCGCAGAATTTCATCGGAAGTATCAGGATCAAGGTTGCCGGTAGGCTCATCCGCCAATATCAGCGCAGGGTGATTCAGTAATGCACGGGCTATAACGACTCGCTGCTGCTCGCCCCCTGACAGTTCATGCGGCATCTTGAATCCTTTTGTCTTCAGGCCCACCATTTCCAGCACCTCCGTAATGCGTGCCTGCATTTTTTGCTTGTCTGTCCAGCCCGTGGCATGCAGCACAAAACTGAGATTGGCGTCAACCGAGCGGTCTGTCAGCAGTTGGAAATCCTGAAAAATAATACCGAGGTTTCTGCGGAGGAAAGGAAGCTTTTTCCAGGTGATTGACTTCAGGTCGTGCCCCGCCACAAAACCGCTGCCGCCGGCAAGCATCAAGTCGCCATAGAGTACTTTCAGCAATGAACTTTTGCCGCTGCCTGTTTTGCCAATCAGGTAAACAAACTCGCCTTTGCGGATCGTGAGATTCACATTGCTCAGAATCAATGTTTCCTGCTGATAGATGACAGCATCCCGCAATTCTATAATCACTTGTTCTTCCATGTTACACCTCATTAAATTGATTAACTCCCTGTTACACCTGATGCTTACAGCTCCAGTTTCTGTATTTTCCCGTAAGGTAATTCTGCTATTATTTTTTTCACGGCTGCTGCCTTATCCAGCAATCCGATTTTTTTCAGAGCGTCTTCCGGCCTGTCGGCGCGAAAATAAGACAACAACGTAAACTGGTCATCGCGAATCTGCACGTAATCGGGAATTTTTACCTTGCCGTGAATCTTGATGATGAACATGCTGTCGCTTTTTACACAGAAGCAATCAAAGTTCGGGAAGAGTTATGGGATCAAAAAATCATGACGGAACAAGTTATCCCCAAGCATATTGAGTTGGCTGCAAAGTGTAATGACCTGAAATACCACATTATTTTTTCACTTCGTCAAAGCGCAGCAATTCTTCCCTCGACCCTGGTTTTTCGCCGATGAGCCATTGAAAATTTTTCAGCCTCGATTCTTCTGCCGGAAATTCTTTTAGCGGAAAAAGCGTAGCATCAGGCTGTGTGAGAAAATAGATGCGGTCAACTTTTTTATCAGCCGTGAATAAGATCGTCATATTGCTGCAGATGGCCTTATTGACGCCGATATAAGCATTACTGTCATCTTTCGCGTAATAGATGCTC is part of the Chitinophagales bacterium genome and harbors:
- a CDS encoding glycosyltransferase family 4 protein, with translation MSKSLHIISFNIPYPPDYGGVMDVFYKIKALHDAGVKIKLHCFEYGRKESDVLNQLCNGVFYYKREHSLRDFTSRTPYIVKTRKSSELLKNIAQDEAPILFEGLHTCYYLDHEELKNRVKAVRMHNVEWDYYRHLGKNESGMFRKFYFFTESVKLKSFEKVLAAADHLLPISKNDFDYLHKKFDSVTELPAFHPNEEVISTPGMGNYVLYHGNLAVVENNQAALFLVSKIFNDLNVKLIIAGSDPSSMLVDSVKKNRLVELRINPGEVEMMRLIRHAHINLLPTFQNTGTKLKLLNALFNGRFVVANSPMVENTGLEELCIVRDKAGEMKHAVEELMPVPFKDEDVALRKIILGKDYSNSANAEKLMKVLFSVSR
- a CDS encoding ATP-binding cassette domain-containing protein, with the translated sequence MEEQVIIELRDAVIYQQETLILSNVNLTIRKGEFVYLIGKTGSGKSSLLKVLYGDLMLAGGSGFVAGHDLKSITWKKLPFLRRNLGIIFQDFQLLTDRSVDANLSFVLHATGWTDKQKMQARITEVLEMVGLKTKGFKMPHELSGGEQQRVVIARALLNHPALILADEPTGNLDPDTSDEILRLLMDISLKSNTAVLIASHDFMTIQKFPSRTLKCENGKVHDMAVLETA